Below is a window of Wenzhouxiangella sp. XN201 DNA.
CGCGAGGGCCGCGGCGTGGGTCCGAACAACGACCACATTCATCTCAATCTGCAGCATCTCGGTGCCGAGGTGATTAATCAGCGCCTGCCGGGCATTGCCGAATCGGCGCGCATCTTTGCCGGCGTCGATGTCACCCGCGATCCGATCCCGGTGCTGCCCACCGTCCACTACAACATGGGCGGCATTCCGACCAATCACCACGGCGAAGTGGTGACCCTCAAGGATGGTGATCCCGACAGCGTCGTGCCGGGACTGTACGCCATCGGCGAGGCGGCCTGTGTATCGGTACACGGCGCCAACCGCCTGGGCTCGAACTCGCTGCTCGACCTGATTGTTTTCGGTCGTGCGGTGGCGATTCACTGCGGTGAGCACATCGAACCGGGGCAGTCGCACAAGCCGTTGCCCGAGGGTACGCTGGACAAGTTGCTGGACGAATTCGACCGGCTGCGCCATGCCGACGGCGAACTGCCGACAGCCGAGATTCGCGGCGAGATGCAGCAGGTCATGCAGAACAACGCGGCGGTTTTTCGAACCGGCGAAACCCTCCAGGAAGGCTGCGAGAGCATTGCCGAAGTAGCCGGCAAGTTCGAGCAGGTCAAGGTCAGTGACCGCTCCCTGGTGTGGAACTCCGATCTGGTCGAGACGCTCGAGCTCAGGAATCTGCTCGGCAACGCGGTCACGACCATGGTGGCGGCCGAGAACCGTACCGAGAGCCGCGGCGCGCATGCACGCGAGGACTATGGTGACCGCGACGATGACAACTGGATGAAGCACACCCTGATCTGGATGGACGATGCGGGCAAGACCAGGATCGATTACCGGCCGGTGCACATGCATACCCTGACCGACGAAGCCGAAGTCATTCCGCCCAAGGCACGGACTTACTGAAGATGGCTGAATTCAGACTCCCGAAGAACTCGCGAATCAAGAAAGGCCGGCACTTCGATGCGCCGGAAGGCGCCAGGAAGGTCAAGACCTTTCGCATCTACCGCTGGGATCCCGACAGCGGTGAGAACCCGCGCATCGACTCCTACGAGATCGACCTCGATGATTGCGGGCCGATGGTGCTCGACGCCGTTATCAAGATCAAGAACGAGATCGATCCGACGCTGACTTTCCGCCGCTCCTGCCGCGAGGGCATCTGCGGTTCCTGCGCCTTCAATATCGACGGTATCAATACACTGGCCTGCACCCAGGGTATTGACGAAATTTCCGGCGATGTGAAGATCTATCCGCTTCCGCACATGCCGGTGGTCAAGGATCTGGTGCCGGATCTGACGCACTTTTACGCCCAGTACGCCTCGATCCGCCCCTGGCTTCGCACGCAAAGCCCGGCACCACCGGACAAGGAACGACTGCAGTCACCCGAAGACCGCAAGCACATCGACGGCCTGTACGAATGCATTCTCTGCGCCTGTTGTTCCACCGCCTGCCCCAGTTACTGGTGGAATGGCGAGCGTTACCTTGGCCCGGCCATCCTGCTGCAGGCCTATCGCTGGCTGGTGGATTCGCGCGACGAAGCGACCGGCGAGCGCCTCGATGACCTCGAGGATCCGTTCCGCCTGTATCGCTGTCACACCATCATGAACTGCACGAAGACCTGCCCCAAGGGCCTCAACCCGGCCAAGGCCATTGCCGAGATCAAGAAGATGATGTTGGCCCGCCGGGGTCTCTAGAGACTCCAACAGGAAAATGTATCCGGAGCAGCCTCCATCGAAATTGCGCTGGCGTTGCCGGCGGGGCATGCAGGAGCTCGACGTCATGCTTGGCGACTGGCTCGAGCACTGCTGGTCCGAGGCCAACGAAGACTGCCGGCTGGCCTTCGATCGACTGCTCGAGGTCGAGGACGACCGGTTGTGGGACTGGCTTGCAGGTCGTTCACTTCCAGCCGCCGAATTCCACGATATTGTCGATGCCATCCGTGCACGGCACTTCAGCGCCTCGGCGAAGTGACTGGTGGCCGGTGGGCCCGTCCTTGCGGGCGGCCCTGGTCGTGGCCGGGCTGACGCTGGCCGGGGTGGCGGCGCCCTTCGCAACCGGGCTCTCACTCCTCATACAACTGCCCGCCGCCCTTGTGGCGCTTGCCGTGGGCGGTCATGCCATCATGCGGCTTGTCAATCCCGATTTCCGGAGCCTGAAGATAGATGAGGCGCAAATTCATGTCCGTGATCGATCCGGATCGCGCTCGAGCGGCAAGTTGATCGGATCGCCCTTTGTCTCGCCGCTCTATGTCGGCTTTCGCTGGCGCCCTGCAGAGAAGCGCCTGCCGCACTCGGTCGGGATCTTTCGAGGGCAGATGGCCGGGTCCGACTTTCGTCGGCTGAGTGCGCTACTGCGACAGCGGGAAGGACGATGAGGCGATTCTTGCGGTGGTGCCTGAAATGGACCTGGCGTTTTGCGCTGCTGGTTCTTTTGCTGCTCGTCGGCCTGACCTTGCCACTTCGATGGATCGATCCGTCCACGTCGGCCTATATGACGCTCGACGAGTGGCGGACTGATCGGGTCGTGCGCCAGGAATGGGTGCCCTACGATCACATTTCCGACACTCTGAAGCTGGCCGTCATCGCGGCCGAAGACCAGAAGTTTCCGCATCATTTCGGCTTCGATCTTGAACAGATTCGCCAGGCGATCGATACCCATCTCGACGGCGGACGCCTGCGCGGTGCCAGCACGATTACCCAGCAACTGGCGCGCAATCTCTACCTCTGGCCGGGTCAAAACTGGCTGCGGAAGGGGTTCGAGGCGGCACTCGCCGTGCCGCTGGAGTTGTTCGTGCCCAAGCACCGGCTGCTCGAGATCTATCTCAATATTGCCGAGTTCGATGATGGCATCTATGGCGCCGAGGCCGCCGCCCGCCATTACTTTGGCAAGCCGGCATCACTTATCACCCGCGATGAAGCGGCGCTGCTGGCGGCCGTGTTGCCTGCGCCCGGGCGGCTTGAAGCCGACCGGCCGAGCGAGTTTCTGCGCGATCGTCAGCTATGGATCATCGATCAAATGGAAAACCTCGGCCGGGCCTGGGTTCCACAGCCGCAGCCGAAGGACTCGAATTGACCGATCCCGGCGCCCGCCAACGCCACGCTGTGACGTCGCCGACCCGATCAATCCGTCAGGTCTTGCGCCGGTTTTCAATCAGGTGCTCGACCACCTCCGGGTCCGCCAGCGTGGACGTATCGCCGAGCTGATCATGTTCGTCGGCCGCGATCTTTCTCAGGATACGGCGCATGATCTTGCCCGAGCGTGTCTTGGGCAGGCCCGGCGCCCACTGCAAGTGATCGATGGTGGCAATCGGTCCGATTTCCTTGCGCACCCACTGGACCAGTTCCTCAGCCAGATCGTCGTCACCCTCGCGCCCGGCCATAAGGGTCACGTAGGCATACACGCCCTGGCCCTTGATGTCGTGCGGAAAGCCGACTACGGCAGCTTCGGCCACTGCCTTGTGCGCCACCAGGGCCGATTCGACTTCGGCCGTGCCCAGGCGGTGCCCGGATACGTTGATGACATCATCGACGCGGCCGGTGATCCAGTAGTAGCCGTCCTCGTCGCGGCGCGCACCGTCGCCGGTGAAGTAATAGCCCTTGTAGGTCGCAAAGTAGGTTTCACCGAAACGCTTGTGATCGCCGTAGACGGTGCGCATCTGGCCCGGCCAACTGCGGGTCAGTACCAGGTTGCCCGAGGCCGCTCCTTCGAGCTCCTTGCCCTCCGCATCGAGCAGGGCGGGCCGGATGCCCGGCAGGGGCAGGGTGGCTGAACCGGGCTTGAGATCGGTCGCGCCGGGCAGGGGGCTGATCAGGATGCCTCCGGTCTCGGTCTGCCACCAGGTATCGGCAACCGGGCAGCGCCCGTCCCCGACCACGTTGTAGTACCACTCCCAGGCCTCCGGATTGATCGGTTCTCCGACCGTACCGAGAATGCGCAGCGACTTGCGGCTGGTCTGATTGACCGGATCGTCGCCGGCGCGCATCAGCGCGCGAATAGCCGTCGGCGCGGTGTAGAAGATGTTGACCTGGTGCTTGTCGACAACCTGCCAGAAGCGGCTGTTGTCGGGATAGTTGGGGACGCCCTCGAACATCAACGTGGTCGCGCCGTTGGCCAGCGGTCCGTAGACGATGTAGCTGTGACCGGTTACCCAGCCGACGTCAGCTGTGCACCAGTAGATGTCACCATCGTGATAGTCGAAAACGATCTCATGTGTCCAGCTCGCCCAGGCGAGGTAGCCGCCGGAGGTATGCAGTACGCCCTTGGGCTTGCCGGTCGACCCCGAGGTATACAGAATGAACAGCGGATCTTCGGCTTGCATCTCCTCGGGTTCGCAATCCGCACCGACATGCTCGAGCTCTTCGTGCATCCAGTGATCTCGACGGTCATCCCAGTCGATGTCGTTGCCGGTGTTTCGAATCACCAGCACTGATTCGACACGTTCTCCGGCATCGTCGTTGTTCAGGGCACGATCAACATTACGCTTCAGCGGTGTGGCCTTGCCGCCGCGAACGCCCTCGTCGGCGGTGATGACCAGCTTCGAATCGCAGTCGATAATGCGCCCGGCCAGGGCGTCGGGCGAGAAGCCTCCGAATACGACCGAGTGCACGGCACCGATGCGCGCGCAGGCCAACATGGCGATGGCCGCCTCCGGGATCATCGGCATGTACAGGGTGACGCGGTCACCCTTTTCTACGTTCAGGCGCTTGAGCACATTGGCGAATCGGCAGACGCGTTCATGCAGCTGGCGGTAGGTGATCTGCTCGTCGCGTTCGGGATCGTCGCCCTCCCACAGGATGGCGACCTGGTCGCCACGCGATTCGAGGTGGCGGTCGACGCAGTTGGCACAGACATTGAGGGTGCCGTCGTCGAACCAGCGTATGTGCAGGTCGTCGAGGTCGAAGCTGACATCCTTTATGCGCGAATAGGGGTCGATCCAGTCGAGTCGTTTGCCGATCCGGTCCCAGAAGGTGTTTTCGTCATCCCGGGCTTCCTGGGCGAGGGCTTCGAACTTTTCGCGATCGACGTGCGCCGAAGCGGCGATGGGCTCGGAAACCGGGTGAACGGACGGTTGCGAGTGATGCTCGGACATGGTTCGGCTACCTCTTCGAATGTCTGCTTCTAATGCCTCTCCCAGTGTCTCTGAAGGACCGATGCTTGTAAAGTTGGCCTCAGCCGTGCACCCGTCGGGTGGCGTCGGCCACTTCGGAGAGCACCACGGACTTGCCGATCGGGAACAACGCAATACCAGCGAGTTTGACGTGCTGGATACCGAACGGAATGCCGATAATGCTGATGAAAAGTGCCAGCGCCCAGAACAGGTGACCGATGGCCAGCCAGATACCGGCGACCACGAACCAGATGACGTTGCCGACCACGCCCAGGCAGCCGGTGCCGATGTCTTCCTTGCCGGTCAGCATTCGCCGATCGACTGCCACTCGGCCAAATGGCCAGAACATGAACTTGCCGATCACGAAGCAGGCGCGGCCCCACGGAATGCCGATGATGCTGATGAAGCAAAGCAGGCCGTAGAACCACCAAGCCAGCCCCATGAAGAAGCCACCCAGTACGAACCAGATGATATTGCCGACCAGCCTGAGCATGGTTCAATCGCTCCGTTGGGATGTCGGAACGCGCCAGCCCCCTTGCAATGACGTCATACCGGCGGTCTACGGCCACCAATGAAGAATATCAGAGCCACGACCAAGCCGATGACGAACAGGATCCAGGCGATATTGGTTGCGGTCCCGGCTATGCCGCTCAGGCCCAGCGCGCCGGCGATGATTGCAATGATCAGGAATATCAGTGCCCAGGAAAGCATATTGAAGTTCCTCATGCGTGCAAGGGGATACTAATCATACATTTGTCGGGGCATCATTGCATTGAGTCGGTTAGTGGACTTCTGAACTTTCCGCCCGTAGAGTATGGGTTTTGCAGATGAAGGAGTGGAGGAAGTCATGCAAAAGCTGACCAACAACAAGATTCTTAATGCCCTTTTCGCACTGTTGCTGGCCCTCTCGGTCGGTGTGCTCGCCGGTTGCGAGGATCAGGGTCCGGCCGAAGAGGCGGGCGAGAACATCGACGAGGCTATGGAAGATGCCGCTGATGAAATGGAAGATGCCGCTGACGAAGTTGAGGAAGAGATTGACGACAACAACGGTTGATCTCGATTGATTAGCGCTTTATCAGCAATCCCGGCCGCGAGCCGGGATTGTTTTTTCGGCGGCAGACTCGACCGCGGCAAAGGAATTCAGAGGCACTGCGGCCGGATCCCTTTGGCCACCAGCAGTTGCCAGTTCATGATGACCCCCGAAGAAAGATCATTGCGAACGCCAAGTATCTCGTCCACCGCATCACGCAGGGTTGTGTCGTCGGCGCAGTCGATGCCGAACAGATCGCGAACGAAACCGAGCATCTCTGCCTCGCTGTCGAACCGCCAACCGATGTAGCAACGTTCTACGCTAATCGACTCGAGGCCGGCCCGGCCCAGCATATCGGCCACGGACTCGTCGAAGAACGAGCCCCGATGGCCGGCACTGCTGTGCCGGTCCACGAAACCATTGAGAAAGGTGTCGGGCGGGCTGCCGATCGCAACGTCCGCCATCGCGAAGCGACCGCCGGGTCGCAAGACCCTGAACAACTCGGAAAAGACGGCCGGCACATCGGGTTCGTGGTGCAAGCCGGCGAGGCTCACGACCGCATCGGCACAATGGTCGGGCAGGGGAATGCTCTTGAGCTCACCCCGCACCCTGCGCCGCATTTCGCCCCGCGGACAGCGCGCGAAGAACGAGCGGACCGGTTCGACGGCGATGTATTCGACATCCGGATCGAGGGCGCCGGCCAGATAGCCCCCACCGGCCGGCGCATCGATCAGCGTTTCGCCGGGGCGTATTTCGATGGCGCCCGGCAACAAGGCCAGTTCTTCCAGGCGAGCGTGCGGGCAACGCCGCATGGCGGCATGATACCGCTCGCCGCGCTGATCGAAGATATCCTGATAGCTGTCAGTCGAATACATGCTGGGGACGAGTTCAACGCGGCGGTTTCGGAATCAGCACGCATCATAACGTTCATTGCTCGCTTGGCTGAACCGCGGGCCTCAAATACGGGCTGGCCGGCAATTGCGGCGGGGCTTCCAGCCCCGCTCACACAGATACCTTGTTTAGCCGCAGCGCATTGCCGATCACCGACACCGAACTGAAGCTCATGGCCGCAGCAGCGATCATCGGGCTCAGCAACAGGCCAAAGAAGGGGTATAACACGCCCGCGGCGACCGGCACGCCCAGGCTGTTGTAGATAAAGGCAAAGAACAGGTTCTGCTTGATGTTGGCCAGCGTCGCTCGCGACAGTCGACGGGCGCGGACGATGCCGTTCAAGTCGCCCTTGACCAGGGTGACGCCGGCCGATTCCATGGCCACATCGGTGCCGGTGCCCATGGCAATACCCACCTGCGCCTGGGCCAGGGCCGGGGCATCGTTGATGCCGTCGCCGGCCATGGCCACGATGCGGCCGGCCTCCTGCAATTCCTTGACCTTTTCGGCCTTGTCCTTCGGCGCGACATCGGCAAAGACCTGGTCGATACCCAGTTCCTTCGCCACGGCCCTGGCCGTCGTCTCGCTGTCGCCGGTGACCATCACGATCTCCAGACCTTCGGCGTGCAGGGCCTTGATCGCGTCTGCGGTGCTGTCCTTGATCGGGTCGGCTACGCCGATCAGGCCGGCGGCCTGGCCGTCGATCGCGGCAAACATCGCCGTCTGGCCCTTGCCGCGAAGTGTTTCGGCCGTATCGAGCAGGGACTCGACATCAACGTCCAGCGTATCCATCAGCTTGCGATTGCCCAGGGCGACCTGCCGCCCGCCGATCTTTCCGTGCACGCCCTGGCCGGTGACGGACTCGAAATCCGACACCTCGGTCAACTCGAGATCGCGCTCCTTGGCGCCTTCCACGATCGATTCGGCCAGCGGATGCTCGCTGGCACGCTCTAGTGAGGCGACGGCGGCGAGCAGCTCGTTCTCGTCCACGCCCTCGGCGACCTCGATGGATGCAAGCTTGGGTTGGCCTTCTGTCAGTGTCCCGGTCTTGTCGACGATCAGGGTATCGACTTTGCGGAATATTTCGATCGCCTCGGCGTTGCGGAACAGCACGCCCATGCCCGCACCGCGACCGGTGGCGACCATGATCGACATCGGTGTGGCCAGGCCCAGCGCGCAGGGGCAGGCGATGATCAGCACGGCCACGGCGTTGACCGTGGCGTAGGCCAGGCGCGGCTCGGGACCGACGGTCAGCCACACGACAAATGCGAGCACGGCCGATGCCACGACCGCGGGCACGAAATACTTCGCCACTACGTCGGCCAGGTTCTGGATCGGCGCCCGCGAGCGCTGCGCCTCGGCCACCATCTGAACGATCTGCGACAGCACGGTATCGTTGCCCACTTGCTTCGCCTCGATCACCAGCGTGCCCGAGTCATTGACGGTCGCTCCAATGACCTTCTCACCGGATGATTTCTCGACCTTGACCGGCTCGCCGGTAATCATCGACTCGTCCACGTTGGAGCGACCTTCGACCACCTCGCCGTCCACAGGGATCTTTTCGCCGGGACGCACACGCAGCCGGTCGCCGATCTGCACGTCTTCGAGCGGTACGTCTTCCTCGTTGCCGTCCGAGTCGATGCGCCGCGCGGTCTTCGGCGCCAGGCCGAGCAGGGCGCGGATCGCCTGGCTGGTTCTCGAACGCGCCTTCAGCTCCAGCACCTGCCCGAGCAGCACCAGGGTCACGATCACGGCCGCCGCCTCGAAATACACGCCCACCGTGCCGTGCTCGCTGACCATGCTGGGCGGGAAGATGCCCGGCACCGCCGCCGCGACCACGCTGTAGACATAGGACACGCCCACGCCCAGAGCGATCAGCGTGAACATGTTCAGGTTCATGGTGCGAACGGACATCCAGCCGCGCACAAAAAACGGCCAGCCGGCCCACAGCACCACCGGCGTGGCGAATGCCAGCTCAAGCCAGATGCCGAGCTGATGCGGAATCAGCGCGTCCAGCCCGGGAATGAACATCTTGCCCATGGCCAGGAACAGCACGATGGCCGAGAGCGGTACACTCACCCAGAAGCGGCGACTCATGTCGACCAGCTCGGGATTTTCTTCTTCTTCCAGCGTGACGGTACGCGGCTCCAGTGCCATGCCGCAGATCGGGCAGTCGCCGGGCTCGTCGCGCACGATCTCCGGATGCATGGGACAGACGTACTCGGTCTTCGTCGATGGACCGGACTGCGCCTTTTCCAGCGCCATCCCGCACTTGGGGCAGTTGCCCGGTTCGTCGGACTCCACGCCCGGACACATCGGACAGTAGTAGGCCTTGTCGCCCGAGGGCTGATTGCCGCCGGAGTGATGATGCCCGTCATCCGAATGGCAGCAGTGATGCTCCTCGCCGGATTTGTCGTGGGAATGCTCGTGTTCGCTCATTGCAAAGCTCGCAGATTGATTGGAAAGAAAGAGAAGGCGGGGCAGGGCGCTTCAGCGCCCGTAACGGGTGAGTACATCGATCAGCTCATCGATACGCTCGTTCGGTCCGGAAGTTCGACCTTTCGCCAGTTCATCCTGAATGCAGTGTTGAACGTGCGTGCGCAACACGCCGTCCTCCACCGCCCGCAAGGCGGATCGTGCGGCCCGGAGTTGGGTCAGGATGTCGACGCAATAGCGCCCCTCGTTGATCATTTTCACCACGCCCTCGAGCTGTCCGCGGGCGCGGTTCAGTCGCCGAAGTTGATCGTGGTGGGAAGGGTGTTGTGCCATGAGAATCAGTATACCCCTAGGGGGTATATAGTGCAAATCGAACGAACTTGAGAATCTGTTTAAAGCTGTCTATTCAAACGGATATGGCATTAATATGAGATCCATTCTTGAATGTTCCACGGCGTGTGCAGGGGTATCCAAGCGCGAAGGGTTTGATTTTCAGATCCCAACAACGTCAATATCAGCCTGTACGGACGCACAGGTAACCAAAGGAATTTCCAGATGACCGACCTGATCCTCACGACCTTTGATTGGGTTCCAGAAGTGCCCCGAGGCTATGTGCGCGACCTGCGCATACGGTGGGCCCTGGAAGAAGCGGGATTGCAGTACCGTGTCGAGAGCGTGCCGTTTCGTGAGCGAACCGCCGAACATTTTTCGCATCAACCCTTCGGTCAGGTGCCATGGTTGACCGATGGTGAAGTCTCGCTGTTCGAGAGTGGCGCAATCCTGCTCTATCTTGGAGAGCGCAGCAGAGCGCTGCTGCCAACCGATCTACAAGGCCGCAGTAGAGTCCAGGAATGGTTATTCGCCGCGCTGAACTCAGTCGAGATGGCCAGTCTGCCCTGGTCCATCTTCAAGTTCTGTGGTGATACGGCTGAAACGCCTGGACGCAAACAGCTGGATGCCTTCCTCGATGCCCGCCTTCAGCACATGGAGACGGTTCTGGCGCAACGAGCGTGGTTATCCGATTCGTTCTCCATCGCAGACATCGCAATGGCGGATGTTCTGCGCCTTGTCGATCGCTTCGAGGGCCTGGCGGACTTCCCTGCCTGCCGTGAGTATGTTGACCGCGCCATCGCACGTCCGGGATTCGTCAAGGCGCATGCAGACCAGGTAGCTCACTTTTCGTGATCATTAAACCGTATGGTTGACAGACTATTCGCTTGGTAGTACATTCAACCTTATGGTTGAATTACAAGCTGAGCAACTGAACGCCATCTTCCATGCCCTTGGCGATGCGACGCGCCGGCGCATGCTGCGCGACCTCGCCGATGGAGAGCGCACGGTTGGCCAACTTGCCGAGCCCTTCGACATGTCGCTGGCGGCCGCCTCCAAGCACGTCAAGACCCTCGAGCGGGCCGGGCTGATCCGGCGCGAGGTGCAGTGGCGTACGCACGTGTGCCGCCTCGAGCCCACGACGCTGGCGAGCGCGCACGAGTGGCTGAGCTTCTACGAACGCTTCTGGAACGAGCGCCTGGATGCACTCGAAGGCCTTCTACGTGCTGAGGGCGCTTCCAACCCCACGCCACCGAAAGGAGACAAATCATGACCGAACTTGCCAATCCCGCCGACTACGGTGAACTGCTTCGGCCCGATACCCTGCAGATTCAGCGCCTGTTGCCCGGACCGATCGAGCGCGTCTGGGCGTACCTCACCGAAAGCGATCTGCGCCGGCAATGGCTGGCGGCAGGCAAAATGAACCTGGGAGCCGGCGAGACCTTCGAGTTTGTCTGGCGCAACGATGAACTCACTGACCCGCCCGGACAGGGACCGGCTGAGCATTCCGGTGAGCATCGGATGGAAA
It encodes the following:
- a CDS encoding succinate dehydrogenase assembly factor 2 produces the protein MYPEQPPSKLRWRCRRGMQELDVMLGDWLEHCWSEANEDCRLAFDRLLEVEDDRLWDWLAGRSLPAAEFHDIVDAIRARHFSASAK
- the mtgA gene encoding monofunctional biosynthetic peptidoglycan transglycosylase — encoded protein: MRRFLRWCLKWTWRFALLVLLLLVGLTLPLRWIDPSTSAYMTLDEWRTDRVVRQEWVPYDHISDTLKLAVIAAEDQKFPHHFGFDLEQIRQAIDTHLDGGRLRGASTITQQLARNLYLWPGQNWLRKGFEAALAVPLELFVPKHRLLEIYLNIAEFDDGIYGAEAAARHYFGKPASLITRDEAALLAAVLPAPGRLEADRPSEFLRDRQLWIIDQMENLGRAWVPQPQPKDSN
- a CDS encoding succinate dehydrogenase iron-sulfur subunit → MAEFRLPKNSRIKKGRHFDAPEGARKVKTFRIYRWDPDSGENPRIDSYEIDLDDCGPMVLDAVIKIKNEIDPTLTFRRSCREGICGSCAFNIDGINTLACTQGIDEISGDVKIYPLPHMPVVKDLVPDLTHFYAQYASIRPWLRTQSPAPPDKERLQSPEDRKHIDGLYECILCACCSTACPSYWWNGERYLGPAILLQAYRWLVDSRDEATGERLDDLEDPFRLYRCHTIMNCTKTCPKGLNPAKAIAEIKKMMLARRGL
- a CDS encoding glutathione S-transferase family protein; amino-acid sequence: MTDLILTTFDWVPEVPRGYVRDLRIRWALEEAGLQYRVESVPFRERTAEHFSHQPFGQVPWLTDGEVSLFESGAILLYLGERSRALLPTDLQGRSRVQEWLFAALNSVEMASLPWSIFKFCGDTAETPGRKQLDAFLDARLQHMETVLAQRAWLSDSFSIADIAMADVLRLVDRFEGLADFPACREYVDRAIARPGFVKAHADQVAHFS
- a CDS encoding metal-sensitive transcriptional regulator, which gives rise to MAQHPSHHDQLRRLNRARGQLEGVVKMINEGRYCVDILTQLRAARSALRAVEDGVLRTHVQHCIQDELAKGRTSGPNERIDELIDVLTRYGR
- a CDS encoding YccF domain-containing protein, whose amino-acid sequence is MLRLVGNIIWFVLGGFFMGLAWWFYGLLCFISIIGIPWGRACFVIGKFMFWPFGRVAVDRRMLTGKEDIGTGCLGVVGNVIWFVVAGIWLAIGHLFWALALFISIIGIPFGIQHVKLAGIALFPIGKSVVLSEVADATRRVHG
- a CDS encoding copper-translocating P-type ATPase gives rise to the protein MSEHEHSHDKSGEEHHCCHSDDGHHHSGGNQPSGDKAYYCPMCPGVESDEPGNCPKCGMALEKAQSGPSTKTEYVCPMHPEIVRDEPGDCPICGMALEPRTVTLEEEENPELVDMSRRFWVSVPLSAIVLFLAMGKMFIPGLDALIPHQLGIWLELAFATPVVLWAGWPFFVRGWMSVRTMNLNMFTLIALGVGVSYVYSVVAAAVPGIFPPSMVSEHGTVGVYFEAAAVIVTLVLLGQVLELKARSRTSQAIRALLGLAPKTARRIDSDGNEEDVPLEDVQIGDRLRVRPGEKIPVDGEVVEGRSNVDESMITGEPVKVEKSSGEKVIGATVNDSGTLVIEAKQVGNDTVLSQIVQMVAEAQRSRAPIQNLADVVAKYFVPAVVASAVLAFVVWLTVGPEPRLAYATVNAVAVLIIACPCALGLATPMSIMVATGRGAGMGVLFRNAEAIEIFRKVDTLIVDKTGTLTEGQPKLASIEVAEGVDENELLAAVASLERASEHPLAESIVEGAKERDLELTEVSDFESVTGQGVHGKIGGRQVALGNRKLMDTLDVDVESLLDTAETLRGKGQTAMFAAIDGQAAGLIGVADPIKDSTADAIKALHAEGLEIVMVTGDSETTARAVAKELGIDQVFADVAPKDKAEKVKELQEAGRIVAMAGDGINDAPALAQAQVGIAMGTGTDVAMESAGVTLVKGDLNGIVRARRLSRATLANIKQNLFFAFIYNSLGVPVAAGVLYPFFGLLLSPMIAAAAMSFSSVSVIGNALRLNKVSV
- a CDS encoding metalloregulator ArsR/SmtB family transcription factor; its protein translation is MVELQAEQLNAIFHALGDATRRRMLRDLADGERTVGQLAEPFDMSLAAASKHVKTLERAGLIRREVQWRTHVCRLEPTTLASAHEWLSFYERFWNERLDALEGLLRAEGASNPTPPKGDKS
- the acs gene encoding acetate--CoA ligase, which gives rise to MSEHHSQPSVHPVSEPIAASAHVDREKFEALAQEARDDENTFWDRIGKRLDWIDPYSRIKDVSFDLDDLHIRWFDDGTLNVCANCVDRHLESRGDQVAILWEGDDPERDEQITYRQLHERVCRFANVLKRLNVEKGDRVTLYMPMIPEAAIAMLACARIGAVHSVVFGGFSPDALAGRIIDCDSKLVITADEGVRGGKATPLKRNVDRALNNDDAGERVESVLVIRNTGNDIDWDDRRDHWMHEELEHVGADCEPEEMQAEDPLFILYTSGSTGKPKGVLHTSGGYLAWASWTHEIVFDYHDGDIYWCTADVGWVTGHSYIVYGPLANGATTLMFEGVPNYPDNSRFWQVVDKHQVNIFYTAPTAIRALMRAGDDPVNQTSRKSLRILGTVGEPINPEAWEWYYNVVGDGRCPVADTWWQTETGGILISPLPGATDLKPGSATLPLPGIRPALLDAEGKELEGAASGNLVLTRSWPGQMRTVYGDHKRFGETYFATYKGYYFTGDGARRDEDGYYWITGRVDDVINVSGHRLGTAEVESALVAHKAVAEAAVVGFPHDIKGQGVYAYVTLMAGREGDDDLAEELVQWVRKEIGPIATIDHLQWAPGLPKTRSGKIMRRILRKIAADEHDQLGDTSTLADPEVVEHLIENRRKT
- a CDS encoding methyltransferase domain-containing protein; its protein translation is MYSTDSYQDIFDQRGERYHAAMRRCPHARLEELALLPGAIEIRPGETLIDAPAGGGYLAGALDPDVEYIAVEPVRSFFARCPRGEMRRRVRGELKSIPLPDHCADAVVSLAGLHHEPDVPAVFSELFRVLRPGGRFAMADVAIGSPPDTFLNGFVDRHSSAGHRGSFFDESVADMLGRAGLESISVERCYIGWRFDSEAEMLGFVRDLFGIDCADDTTLRDAVDEILGVRNDLSSGVIMNWQLLVAKGIRPQCL
- a CDS encoding DUF1328 family protein, producing MLSWALIFLIIAIIAGALGLSGIAGTATNIAWILFVIGLVVALIFFIGGRRPPV